The genomic interval AGAGACTGCTCCGATCCTGATCGCTCCTCCTCCGGTGAAGGTCATTCCTGGAAGCGATTTCTCGAACCGCACGACGGCGTTCTTCATGACGGCCAAGTATGCCGATTCCATTCCATTCTACCGAATGTCGAAAGTGCTTGAGCGCTATGGTTTGGGAATCTCACGCGCGACGCTCTCGAATCAGGCAATCGCCGTGGGGCGGGCAATCGGGCCTCTCATCGATCTCATGAACCGCGATCTGATGAACTCTCCAGTTCTTCTCATGGATGAGACAACGGTACAGGTTCTCGACGAGAGCGGAAAGAACAATACATCGAAATCGTATATGTGGGTGCAGCGCGGGTTCCATGACGGAAAACCGATTCACCGGTTTTCATATCATCACTCCCGTGCAGGAACCTTCGCGGAATCCTTGCTCTCGGGTTTCAAGGGTTATTTCCTGCAAACCGACGGGTACAAGGGCTATGCCCGGTTTCATGATGAAAAGCACCCGTCGTATCGACCAGACCTCGTCCATGTCGGATGCTTTGCGCATATCAGGCGGAAATTTGTTGAAGCATGGGAGGTTGCCGGGAAAACCGGTAACGCCCCTGAGGCAATCAAGCTCATCGCGAATCTCTATGAAGTCGAGCGAGAGTTGCGGAAGCAGCTTGACGAGAAAGCAATCGATGAGTCAACGTTCCTTTCACGGCGGAAACGAAAGGCCGAACCGTATTTGTCGGACTTACGCATGTGGTTGTCCCGCAATGCACTGACCGTTGCACCGCAAAGCAAACTCGGAATGGCGATATCGTACGCCTTGGCAGAGTTTCCGCTGGCATCGCGCTACATAGATCATCCCTTGTTGACGCCTGATACGAACGCGGTTGAAAATGCCATACGTCCGTTTGTGATCGGCAGAAAGAACTGGCTGTTCTCGGGCAGTCCCCGTGGAGCGCACGCGAGCGCTGGAATCTACAGCCTGGTTGAAACGGCAAAAGCAAACGGTCATGATCCGTATTTCTATTTTTGTTTTATCTTTGACCGATTGCCGCTGTGCAGGACTGAAGCAGAAATCGAGAAGCTGCTTCCCTACAAGATTACTTCCGAAGAACTAGTCAAGTTGCTCTGAAATTGACGGTTACATTTATTATCATATATTTGACTCCTGTCTTAAATTCTTTTTACTAGTTCTTTTATTTATCAAAATTTGAGAAAAAAATATGCTTGTGATTCAATATTTCAGATCAATATTATCATGTACAAATAGCACGATTTTATATTTATAATATATTACTATTAGTTTGTTTACTTTTTACATATCTATAAAATAAAACTTTATATGAATATTCATAGTATACGTCGATTAATGAACCACAAACAGAATTTCAAATATTGTTTTTATTAATTGCCGGATTTGATCAAATTATATAGCAAGTTTTAGATATAGATACACACATTATTTCTCACCATATCCTCTGCGCGAAGCGTCCTTCTAACATTTGCTTAACCTGCGAGGCGTCATGGCGCGATTCTTGCCGAGGAGCGCAGCGACGACTAGCAAGAATCGTGACATAGCCGAGTCAGGTTGAAGCAGTTGTTAGATTTCTTTTCCTATTCTTACAAAGATCTTTGCATATAAAATGCTAAAGACGTACCATGGAATCAATGATAGCAATGAAAAAATTAAACCAATTGTTCCAGCAGTTGAAGGAATAATCATAAATATTGCTGCGAATAATCCCCAGGTTGCAGTTGCTTTTGAATAATATTTAGATTTATACATTAAAATGGAAATACAAAATAATGCAATTCCATTAAGAACATAATATGTATCAAAAGCTGTCCCTTGCCATCCTAATAAGCATGCTTTTCCAGCTGATTCAAATATTATCTTTTCAGTTTCAATATTTGTGCTAAAATATTCGTAGGAAAGTTTTAATATCTCGAAAGTTTTATTTGATGAAATATATGCTGAAATTCCAATTAATCCTAAAGCTATACCTATTTGTATTACACCTTTATTTACTTCTTTTAAAGTATGATAAAAAGCTAAATATATAATACTAATTAGAATATTATTAATTAAAATAAAAAAATCTGCATGAAAAAATCCGATTACTAAATTATCTTTAAACAAAGAAAACCATTCGATAGTTGTAGTAGGTAGCTTCGTTAATGCAAATACAAGTATCTGAATTGGAATAATGGTGAGCATAATAATCGTTGAAATAAATGCTGTTTTGTAGAGTGACTTGTAATCTTTTAATGCGTTCATTTTGGTTTTTTCTCCTTTTGCCCGAAGGGTCAATCTAACATTTGCTTAACCTGTAATTCCGGCCCGAAGGGATTGGCGTGAAAATTGCTCAAAGGAGCGAAGCGACGACTGCAATTTTCATGACAAAAGGAATTATCAGGTTGAAGCAGTTGTTAGGACTTTGTTTTTCCCAACAACCATTTATATATTTCATCATCTGAATAAACAACACCATGAACATAGTGTTCGCTTCCATCTTCAATTGTATATTTTATATCTATATTTTTCTCTTGTAATTTTTTAATAAACCACGCTTCTTTCTCTAAGGGAATTTCAATATCATTCCTTGAGTGAAATGCCCATATAGAAATATCCTTTAATTTATTAGGACTATTCTTCATTGGAGGGCAATATACTCCACCACTAATCGGAATCATCGCTGAAAACCATTCTGGATAATCCATAGCAAATGACCATACACCCATACCACCCATACTTACACCGGTCAAATAAACATTATCCTTTTTTACTCGATATTCTGATTGGATTTCCTTCATCATTTTATTCAATTTACTCGATAGAAAAGGCCAATATGTTTTATCTGGACATAACGGTGAAACAATAATAAACGGGAAATCCTTATCATCTAAATATGGAATCAGCCCGGATTTCTCACCAAATTCATTATATATTATTAAATTAGGATCATTACCACGTTCTGCCATGCTATGTAAAAAGACAATAACAGGATAATCATCTGTGGTAGCATCATAATTTTTTGGAAGAGCAATTACATAATTCAATTTACTTGATTTTGAATATACAGTTTCAATTGTGTATTTTTTTGGCTGATAAACTAACGCACTAGTTGAAGGTTTAAATACAGCACAACTATTTAATAGAAATATGGTTAAACAATATATACATAATTTCTTCATTTTTCCCCCGCGCGCGGAGCGCCGTCCTAACATTTGCTTAACCTGCGTTTTGTTTGGCGCGGTTTTTGCCGAGCGTAGCGAAGTGCAAAAATCCGTGACAAGCAAATAAGTCAGGTTGAAGCAGTTGTTAGTTGCTTTTTAGCATACACTTCATTCGATATAAATCAATAAATACTACATATTTATCAAAAAAGGGTTTTCCAAGAAATGCATCATAACGAAAGAGACTATTAATGCGATTATTATTATTAAATGTGTTATCAACAAAAAAACACTCTCCCCTATATGCTTGGTTTTGATTAAGCTGTAAATCCAAATGTTTTGCTTTATCTACAGAATAGTAGGAAATCCCATTAAGTGTAGAAATATTTACAACCTCTTTTGTATATTGCTTAGGAAAATATTTTTTATCAAAAACAAGAACATTAGCTGCTCCATTATCAAGTAAGCAATTAACTTGATTATCTTCAATAATACCTTTGATATAATAACGATTATGTTCTGTGTATAATGGAAACTCGTTTCTTTCATAAATGGAGTCATTAAATACAAATACTTTATTTTTATAATCAATTATTACTGATCTAGTATTTTTAAAAGCCGCAAGACATAAAATTGCATCAATTCCTGGTATGGGATAATTTAGAGATGAATACTTCAAATCCAAATTTTGAATTGCTAAGTTTTCAATTTGAAATAACTCAACACTACAATTGACATATGTATTTGTTTTAATATTTAGTAAAGAAACTAAGAAATTAATGATGCTATTTTTTGTAGGAATATTTTCTTGATATGATACATGAAATTTTTCTAATCCAGATTCAAATATAATGTTCTCTAGACCACCTGTATCAATAGAAAACTTAAAACTTTCTCCATTAATCTTCACAACAAATATTGGAAGGTGACATGTCTCTGGAGTATCTCCAAATGAGAAGGGCAGAATACATTTATCTTTATGGTCATCATCTACACTATTTTTATTTTGTTCTTGAGAAATAATATTATATGTTTGAAAAAACAACAAAATAACAATTATAAACAATGTTTTATTTTTCATTTTCTCCTCGGCCCGAAGGGTCCAACTAACATTTGCTTAACCTGTATTTTCGTGCCCGTAGGGCTTGGCGCATTTTGTGCGTCAGGAGCGAAGCGACAGCACAAAATGTGACAAAGAAAATATCAGGTTGAAGCAGTTGTTAGGTTAAAATTCAATTTCACTAATTATTTTTTTATTAATATAATCATTAATTGCATAATACAGATTACTTATGAGATTTTTTGCTACATCACTTGTTGTAATCTCACTTTTATTAGTTTTTGATTCAATAAGTATAAACATAATATTTGCTTCATATTGAACATTAAAATCTATTGAATAATCGGGCATTTTTTGCATTATAAAATATACATTTCCAGTATTTGATGGTGCTCTATATACTCTATAAATCTCATTGGAGTTTATAATCGATTTTTTTATTTCAGAATCATCATCACTTATCCAATCAATTTTACCGGCTTGTGTTTCATTTATCATTTTTTGGACAAATTGTTCTAAATTATTCATATTTCCTCCCTTTCTAAATCAATAATTATTTCTTTATATATTTTTAGGAAATGAATATAATTTTTATTGCGTAATCGCCATTGCTTTAATAGGAACCTCTTTTTTAGTGATTTAATTACTCCATAATTTCTAAGTATTTGTTCATTTGTACTTCGTATTCTGTCATCAATATCGCTAGGATTTAATGAAAAGTCATTTTTATTTTTATCAAGTATTCCAATAATTTCATTAATATCTGATATACACAAATTAGATTTTTTTGCTTTTTTTATTTTATCACGAATGTTTAATACAGATATAAATGTAATAAGAGTAATTAATAAACCAATTATTGAAACTGAAAAACTAATTACTTGTCCTAGATCTGTTTTAATAAATAAACTGAAATTATTGATCATAATTACCTCAAGATAATCACCTATTTCTTATATTCCTCGGCCGCCGAAGGCGTGAACCTAACATTTGCTTAACCTGCGAGGCGTAATTGGCGCAGTTTGTGCCGCGCGAAGCGCGAAAGCACAAACTGTGACAATAGCCGAGTCAGGTTGAAGCAGTTGTTAGTTTATTTTTTTCTTCATTTTTCTATCATATATTAATTAGTGCAAATCAAGAAGGATTTATTTGTTTCTTCTAAATTTAAGTATTCAATTAACTGTTTCTGGTTCTTCATTAATTAAATTTATATAAATATGGAAATGTTATTACACAACAATATTCTTTTAATAGAATTAATTCTATCTAAACTCTATCATTGAACAAATTTGTTTATTATGTCGAAATGAATGATTTACATAATTACTTCTTAAGTATTTCTTTTATGTTTTTTAGTAAAAGCTATGATATTAAAAATCATATAAGAGAAAAACGAAACCAATAATGGGATTACTATAAGAATAACAACAATAAACATAAACCATTCATTATCATAATCCAATAATGGTCTTCCAGTCCTTTTCCCAGGAAAGTATAGAATGCAAAATGCAATAAATGAAAACATAGCAGCAATTATTCCATATGCAATTGCCCGAATTACTAATTTTTTTTTCTCGTACTTATTCGTATTTTTTGTTTTTATTGACTTCACTTTTGTTTCACTTCTTAATAACAAATATTACTTTGTACTTTTATTTTTGTTAACCTTAATTACTAGCATTAATAAACCAGCAAAACAGTATTATATCATTTTGATAAACTATTCCATAATTTCAAGTAAATTTACTTATTTGTG from Teretinema zuelzerae carries:
- the tnpC gene encoding IS66 family transposase; its protein translation is MPKTMTELEKEIEALKEIVNGLQLTIQNKDHEIQIWKENYFLIRQKLFGKSSEKKHFEKDPQYLLFDEAEAHADEKAPPVQEIKVAEHQRKKSGRKPKDIPLPVVEKIHELAGTDRACPCCGKDRPVIGEERSSEYDLVPAHFVKIVHVRHKYGPCACERFEESETAPILIAPPPVKVIPGSDFSNRTTAFFMTAKYADSIPFYRMSKVLERYGLGISRATLSNQAIAVGRAIGPLIDLMNRDLMNSPVLLMDETTVQVLDESGKNNTSKSYMWVQRGFHDGKPIHRFSYHHSRAGTFAESLLSGFKGYFLQTDGYKGYARFHDEKHPSYRPDLVHVGCFAHIRRKFVEAWEVAGKTGNAPEAIKLIANLYEVERELRKQLDEKAIDESTFLSRRKRKAEPYLSDLRMWLSRNALTVAPQSKLGMAISYALAEFPLASRYIDHPLLTPDTNAVENAIRPFVIGRKNWLFSGSPRGAHASAGIYSLVETAKANGHDPYFYFCFIFDRLPLCRTEAEIEKLLPYKITSEELVKLL
- a CDS encoding DUF4386 family protein — encoded protein: MNALKDYKSLYKTAFISTIIMLTIIPIQILVFALTKLPTTTIEWFSLFKDNLVIGFFHADFFILINNILISIIYLAFYHTLKEVNKGVIQIGIALGLIGISAYISSNKTFEILKLSYEYFSTNIETEKIIFESAGKACLLGWQGTAFDTYYVLNGIALFCISILMYKSKYYSKATATWGLFAAIFMIIPSTAGTIGLIFSLLSLIPWYVFSILYAKIFVRIGKEI
- a CDS encoding carboxylesterase family protein; the encoded protein is MKKLCIYCLTIFLLNSCAVFKPSTSALVYQPKKYTIETVYSKSSKLNYVIALPKNYDATTDDYPVIVFLHSMAERGNDPNLIIYNEFGEKSGLIPYLDDKDFPFIIVSPLCPDKTYWPFLSSKLNKMMKEIQSEYRVKKDNVYLTGVSMGGMGVWSFAMDYPEWFSAMIPISGGVYCPPMKNSPNKLKDISIWAFHSRNDIEIPLEKEAWFIKKLQEKNIDIKYTIEDGSEHYVHGVVYSDDEIYKWLLGKTKS